The DNA segment CTCTTGATCAGTCCACTTCCCACTACCAACGCCAGGATCCTTAGCAGGCTCCAATAGTATAAAGTCGGAAGATGACATATCTGAGCTGAACTTGCCACTGTCAAAGCACTCCATGCATAAGTCAAAATCTGCCTGTCAAAAATCTCCATATTagcatataaaattttaaataagagaAAGAATGTATCACCTATACATCATTTAACTAGGACGGAACTAAAATAAAGCGACAAAACACCTGTTTCGGGCAGTGGTAGCGCTTGAGAGAGCAATCAGCTGAACAAGAGTTACAGTGATATTCAACCGCTGGACCCTCTTGCTTCAGCGAGTCATCAGCAGCAGCCATCGGATCCGGAAACAGCCCTGATGGTGTAGTAGTAGCTTGCGCTGTGAGACGAGGCTTTTGAACAAAAGCAGCCATCGAAGAAGCCTCATCCGCTTGGAATCGATATAAACTGTTGAGCAAAGACTCCTTATCCCCAACACCATCATCACGCTCACCACCATCACTAGAACTCGCGTCTGGTGGTGGGAACGGGTGAAAATTGATTAACCCCCAGTAGTCCAAGAACTCCATCACCTCCTGCTTTGCTTCAACGTCTCCAACCTCGAGTTCTGTTAAATGTTTTCCTTCTATTTGCGTGTTTGGATCGGAATGAAACTTCCTCATGATCCAATCCCTAATTTCAATGTAAACATCGGAACTGCGACCTTCTAACTTGCCGTTGAAGAAAGAAGGTAACGAACGCTCTTCAAGCGGATGAATCTTTCCCCATGAGAACCAACCTGTAAAAAAAATCTCAGCAGCTCAATGTTAACATTAAGAGCATCAATTAATCGCCACGTGTACTTAGATTCAACATGATTAGGATCTCAGCAGCTCAATGTTAACACAAGATAAGGATTAAGAGTATCAATTCATCGCCACGTGTACTTAGATTCAacatgaggaagaagaagaagagctaaCTAACCGCAATGATTAGGCACCACATGAACATTGCTTCCGCGAGATCTAATCCCTTCGAAATCAGCTTCGATCTTAGCCTCCAAGGCCTCCCACTCGCGGATCGCCTTGttcctctcctcctcctccttcggCTTCTCGCCGTCCGGGGCACTCAGCAGCTCCGGCTTCGCCTCGGTCGCGGACGGCATGTTGCTCGGCGCCTGTCGAGCTCTGGTTAGAGGTCCGTTGTGGACCGGGGAGAAGGACGCGAGCATCGCCTTCTCGCGCGTCAGCATCCGCTTGGAGGATGTTGATGAGGAATTGGAGGCTCCGAGAGCGTTCGATTTTCTTTTCACGCGCCGCCGCGGCGTGGGCTCGGATGCCGGAGAGTCTCCGGAGCTGCCGGCCGAAGCTAGGGTTCCTCCAGCATCGCGTCGTCTCTCCTCCATCTCGAGATAGTCGGACCAATCTTCGGGAGGTTGGAATTGCCGTCGTCAGTGTCTAGCgcatttttatctttatttggggtttttttgtattttagttttgttttgggGTGTATAAGCAAATTGTATGTTTCCAGGgcccaaaactgaaaaacatgTTGAAATTGGCACGCCTGGAAATTATTAATTTGAATGGTTTGTTCGGTTATACTTCGGTTTAAATCAATCACTCTGAAATTAGCATCCGGTACGAGGGAATACATGTGGTTTTCTCGGAATTAAACTTGGTTTAAACAGTTTTGGAGTTTTTGTATGTAATTgaataacattttcaaaaatattataaacaattCTACAATCGACTTTGTAAATGAGTTCATGTAATTGAATAACGTtatcaaaaatattacaaacaaTTCTACAATCGACGACAATTTTTGTAAATGAATTCATGTATAGtgatatcattttttttctgaaaccaTGCTTGAAAgtatatgttgatttttttttgtaagattttCTCTATTAATTTACATAATTCACTTTCTCTATAGTTGAAATCCAAATACtttattgtaaaaatatttatgaaccACTAGTTAAACTATTGAATTTATCATTTGGAGTTTTTATCAACAACCTTCTCCCAAGTAAAGCtttctttttaatgattttacCTTGAATGCGCATAAACATTCAAATTCTTggaaaaaaattcaagaaatCAACAATCTTTGGCCAATGAAATTCTACTTGGATTTTCTAGAGTAAATTGTTATCCTTGCCATAACTTATAGCACTAAGactgaaataaataaaactgactgcaaaaagaaaaacaaaactgaCCAAAAACATTTCCTACAAGGTTGTTCTGATGTATGTActaattaaacttaaaaatcTTGGCGTAAGAAGTTTTCGAAACTGGTTCCTTTTAGTGTGGTTTGAACCTCTTCCCAGTTCTGTACATGTTGTGACAATGAACCAAGATGAATCTTCACTTGCCGACTCTTTAACTCACGTTTTGGGACCTTAAGAAACTCTTGTACATCGTCTAGTCTCTGCATCCAAAACAGAAATCATCATTAACACAtaagaaaataacaaacaaTCACTGATTTTATCTAGTTTCCAAAGGATTAGATGTAACAAACCACAATGCGCTTCTCCACAACATCTTCGTAATGCAAAAGGATATGTCGAGTGGTATTAAAGTAAGCCAATGCTTTCAGAGTCGTTTCTTGTATCTTCTTCAGCTCTGTTAACAAAAGTGTTGTGTTGACCATTGGCTTGTAACCCGCAAGTATCTCAGCTTCTTTGGGAGAATGGACGTGAGACTTGTGAGTCCCGTTTAATAGCTTAGCGTCTCTGTCATAAGTGTTCGCGAGTACTGATATCATGCGGCGTAGTAAGTTTCTTCTGAAGAGAAAAATTGAAGAGACGCCTCTGGTTTTGAAGTATTCTACTATTTCTTCATGGTGTTTCATCAGACCCTGCAATATTCACAATGTTGACCAATAAATATGGATGTTATCTAGCAATATCTTTGTTCATCGTGTTTCTTTACGCATATTAAGAGAACACATTAattactattaaaatatatcatttttgaaattgtcaattttcaataatttctAACCAATAATATTTCAATAAACTCAATTAATTTTCTACAAAATTTACAACTTTcacataataaatataaaatttctatctttgtaaaataaattattgtttttaacaCATCTTTCTTAGTGGAACGGATGGAGTATATGTATATTACCTGATTAAGCATCCACTTGAAGCCAACAGCGGAAGTACACTCATTCTTAGAGGCACTACTTAACCAGTCTAGGTTATAGACTTTGTCAAGTGTCTCGAAAATGGTTGAAACATTAGCCCTCCTATCTTTATTAGAAAAGATCTCTCCGTTGGAGCTTATGTTAGTATGATTGTTAAGTAAAGTCTCAAACCAGCCACTACCAGATCTCTGCATGGAGATAATCGCAAAGTACCTAACCGGTTGGCAAGAACATTCGTCCCTAAATCATTTAAAACCCACAAAAACACTAGTCAATATAAAGAACCAAGAATCATAAaggctttctctctctctctctctttggttACCTGTTATATGTGTTTGGTTTAGGGTAATGCAGGAATGGAATGTCCCATGGCTCGATGTTAGGCTCAGGACAAGGCCTCTCAAAGACTTCAACGTTCAAGAAACCATAGTTTGGGCTGACTCCAATTTGCTTGAGACAAATCGAGCAAATGTACACAGTGCACACCATTACAAAGAAGAGAACGACCATTCTTAATACAAGTGAGGACTGTTTAGGAAGCTTCATGACAAAACTATCCTGCAAAAACAAAGAGAACAATACATTTACGTCCTCGGGTTAATTTTCTAATGTAGAATAATCAACGAAAATCTTTTGTTTTCTAATGATACAGATTCTCAAAGAATATCAATTTGTATGGATTAGAGTAAAGCAATATAAGATTATTACGAGCTGAGATTGAAACTACTGGACAGATCAGATCACTCACAAAGTCACAAGACGATTAAAAATGGGCAAAACTTTGAATCTAAAAGCGAGACATGAGAAAATGTACCTTGGAGAGTAAAGAATGATCGTCGGCCATGGCTGCCTTGATAaatagatagagagagatgaGAGGTTAGAAAGGAACAGAACAATAGAAAGATATTGGAAGTTTTTTCAGACAAGACTAGTGTAAAACTTTTGTTTTACAGATCAACGCAATGATTAGAGTGAAGCCCCACGACCGTTGTTTTTTTCTCCTTCTCTGTTCGGTTGCTTCGACTTCACGGATTTCGAGtgattaaacattttaaaatgaaaaatagtatGGAAATTTCAGGAAAAGTAGAGCGTAAACTCCGAGACGAACAGGTCAAGATTCACTACAACGTCATTTTTGCTGACATGCACCGTGTTACACCAGTCACCACTATCTGTGGTTtccttttaaatattacattacTAACGTTCAATAGGAATCAATATTGCATGTAAATCTCTTAGCCTAAAAAAAAGTTGCATgtaaatgaaaatttataatggtg comes from the Brassica rapa cultivar Chiifu-401-42 chromosome A01, CAAS_Brap_v3.01, whole genome shotgun sequence genome and includes:
- the LOC103838013 gene encoding uncharacterized protein LOC103838013 — protein: MADDHSLLSKDSFVMKLPKQSSLVLRMVVLFFVMVCTVYICSICLKQIGVSPNYGFLNVEVFERPCPEPNIEPWDIPFLHYPKPNTYNRDECSCQPVRYFAIISMQRSGSGWFETLLNNHTNISSNGEIFSNKDRRANVSTIFETLDKVYNLDWLSSASKNECTSAVGFKWMLNQGLMKHHEEIVEYFKTRGVSSIFLFRRNLLRRMISVLANTYDRDAKLLNGTHKSHVHSPKEAEILAGYKPMVNTTLLLTELKKIQETTLKALAYFNTTRHILLHYEDVVEKRIVRLDDVQEFLKVPKRELKSRQVKIHLGSLSQHVQNWEEVQTTLKGTSFENFLRQDF